Proteins found in one Seonamhaeicola sp. S2-3 genomic segment:
- a CDS encoding efflux RND transporter periplasmic adaptor subunit, with amino-acid sequence MKNLFWLLSIGAITILTACSTKTNTSKEKQTFKVTTPLLKDTSYTQNYVAEIHALQHVEIRSRVNGFIESQLVDEGQKVKKGQVLFSINNSQFVQNLQKAKAATQSAEAELRSAEIELEGAQQLLDKNFISQAEYNITQAKVEALKAKLQEAKAEEAQAELHLSFAQVRAPFDGFINRIPLKIGSIVEEGDLLTTISNNQEMFAYFNVSEVDYLKYIASTKEDKRTLSLILADGSRYPHQGVIETVESEFDNNTGTIAFRAKFPNPDNVLKHGATTKVQLEEQVKNAILIPQKVTFEQQEHLCVFVVDKQNRLQIRKVKPSFRLPHLIAIKEGLSPKDKILYEGLQYVKEGDTINTELVSFSQFN; translated from the coding sequence ATGAAGAATTTATTCTGGCTTTTGAGCATTGGCGCTATAACAATTTTAACTGCATGCTCTACAAAAACCAATACTTCAAAAGAAAAACAAACTTTTAAGGTAACAACTCCTTTGTTAAAAGACACTTCTTATACACAAAATTATGTTGCAGAAATCCATGCTTTACAACATGTAGAAATTCGCTCTCGCGTAAATGGATTTATAGAATCTCAGCTGGTAGACGAAGGACAGAAAGTAAAAAAAGGTCAAGTGTTATTTAGCATTAACAACAGTCAGTTTGTCCAAAACCTCCAAAAAGCAAAAGCTGCAACCCAAAGTGCAGAAGCCGAACTTCGTTCTGCCGAAATTGAATTGGAAGGGGCACAACAATTGCTTGACAAAAATTTTATTTCACAGGCCGAATACAATATAACACAGGCCAAGGTAGAAGCTTTAAAAGCCAAATTACAAGAAGCAAAAGCCGAAGAAGCACAAGCAGAACTTCATCTTTCCTTTGCCCAGGTTAGAGCTCCTTTTGACGGATTTATTAACCGCATTCCTTTAAAAATAGGTAGTATTGTTGAAGAAGGTGATTTGCTTACTACTATCTCCAACAATCAGGAAATGTTTGCTTATTTCAATGTTTCTGAAGTCGATTATTTAAAATATATAGCCTCAACCAAAGAAGATAAGAGAACCTTGAGCTTAATCTTAGCCGATGGTAGTCGCTATCCTCATCAAGGTGTCATTGAAACGGTAGAAAGTGAATTTGACAATAATACGGGAACTATTGCCTTTCGTGCTAAATTTCCTAATCCTGACAATGTTCTAAAGCACGGAGCTACAACTAAAGTACAACTCGAAGAACAAGTAAAAAATGCTATTCTAATCCCCCAAAAAGTAACTTTCGAACAGCAAGAACACTTGTGTGTCTTTGTAGTTGACAAACAAAATAGACTTCAAATTCGAAAAGTAAAGCCATCGTTTCGATTGCCTCACCTCATCGCTATAAAAGAGGGCTTATCCCCAAAAGATAAGATTCTTTATGAAGGATTACAATATGTAAAAGAAGGAGATACCATCAATACTGAGTTGGTTTCATTTTCTCAATTCAATTAA